The following are from one region of the Leptospira selangorensis genome:
- a CDS encoding transcriptional coactivator p15/PC4 family protein, which produces MSVIRDIDKGKGEIIRVEISEFKGNKYLNLRVWYTDSEGEYKPTQKGIAIPVGLYSEVKDAILAAESALS; this is translated from the coding sequence ATGAGTGTAATCCGAGATATCGATAAAGGCAAAGGTGAGATCATTCGAGTCGAAATTTCAGAATTTAAAGGTAATAAATATCTGAACTTAAGAGTTTGGTACACAGATAGCGAAGGTGAATACAAACCTACTCAAAAAGGTATCGCGATCCCGGTTGGATTATACTCGGAAGTAAAAGATGCAATACTTGCGGCGGAAAGCGCGCTAAGCTAA
- a CDS encoding multidrug effflux MFS transporter, which yields MSKSNGTLILILGALTAIAPFSIDMYLPGMNEIAKDLGTPISDVQLTLTSFFFGISFGQLFYGPIVDRFGRKIPLLVGLTLYIISSLACGFSNSVNALIFFRFLQSLGACAGMVIPRAVVRDVFSPHEGAKVFSQIILVMGIAPILAPTVGGLLLQFASWNWIFFTLTGISTLMLFGSLLTFQDSKGADSSISLKIAPVIKEYIEVFSNPIFKTYVLSSGFSAAVMFAYIAGSPFVFMVLNGLSQTDYSYLFGFNAFGLILSSQINRILLKKFEAATIVKYVGYSYLILCSLLVIFQILGLGFIPMLVLIFFLVSAFGLIVPNASALAMAPFSKNAGSASALMGALQMVFGAVSTAAVSLLHDGSAYPMITVMSMSGVMSLACLFFLGKTHNRIKES from the coding sequence GTGAGTAAATCTAACGGCACTTTAATCCTAATACTTGGGGCATTGACTGCAATTGCACCTTTCTCGATCGATATGTACCTTCCTGGTATGAATGAGATCGCAAAAGATCTTGGGACTCCGATCTCAGACGTGCAACTAACGTTAACTAGTTTCTTTTTCGGAATTTCTTTCGGGCAATTATTTTATGGACCTATTGTAGATCGTTTTGGTCGCAAGATTCCCTTACTCGTAGGTCTTACACTTTATATTATAAGTTCTTTAGCCTGTGGATTTTCAAATTCGGTTAATGCATTAATATTCTTCCGCTTTTTACAATCTTTGGGAGCTTGCGCCGGAATGGTAATCCCAAGAGCAGTTGTAAGAGATGTGTTCTCTCCTCATGAAGGTGCTAAAGTTTTTTCTCAGATCATATTAGTAATGGGAATCGCACCGATTTTAGCTCCTACGGTAGGAGGACTTCTTCTTCAATTCGCAAGCTGGAACTGGATCTTTTTTACTTTAACTGGTATTTCTACTTTAATGCTTTTTGGATCTCTATTAACTTTCCAAGACAGCAAAGGAGCTGACTCTTCTATTTCTCTTAAGATTGCTCCAGTGATCAAAGAATATATCGAAGTATTTTCCAATCCGATCTTCAAAACATATGTACTTAGTTCCGGATTTTCCGCGGCGGTGATGTTTGCTTATATAGCAGGTTCTCCATTTGTGTTTATGGTTCTGAATGGACTCTCTCAAACTGATTATAGTTATCTTTTCGGATTTAACGCTTTCGGTCTGATCCTTTCTAGTCAGATCAATCGGATCCTTCTCAAAAAATTCGAGGCGGCAACCATTGTAAAGTATGTAGGATATTCTTATCTGATACTCTGTTCCTTACTCGTTATCTTTCAAATTCTAGGTTTAGGATTTATTCCTATGCTTGTTTTAATCTTCTTCTTGGTGAGTGCGTTCGGGCTGATTGTTCCAAATGCTTCTGCACTTGCGATGGCTCCTTTTTCCAAAAATGCAGGAAGCGCATCCGCTTTGATGGGAGCATTACAAATGGTATTCGGTGCGGTTTCTACTGCGGCAGTTAGCCTTCTTCATGACGGAAGCGCTTATCCAATGATCACGGTTATGTCCATGTCAGGTGTAATGTCTTTGGCTTGTTTGTTCTTTTTAGGAAAGACACATAATAGGATTAAAGAATCTTAA
- the lpxD gene encoding UDP-3-O-(3-hydroxymyristoyl)glucosamine N-acyltransferase yields the protein MARYTLEELASKISGAKIENCADPKKVQVESVSPVNPGVTNSISFLANKKMLNEAKKTASSIVLTTSEFAKELEVPCLVVDKPDLILAQVLDLIYPPHKFENKIEENAYVHPKAKIGKNCYIGNFASVGEDAEIGDNVILEDGVRIGRGAKVGEGSHIGPNNVIHHGVIIGKRFRSFGNCTVGGDGFRFVFANGKHNKIPQVGTVIVGDDVEMGSNSAIDRGGLENTIIGDGCKFDNLVHIGHNCVLGKNVVIAGYTGVAGSTTIGDNCTIGGGCGIADHLSIASGTIVGGGTSVRNTLSKPDIYVGWDYGLTFPEFQKLRVNIKNVVNFQKWARRIKAIESKLGLSAEE from the coding sequence ATGGCTAGATATACCTTGGAAGAACTGGCTTCCAAAATTTCCGGAGCAAAAATAGAAAATTGCGCGGACCCCAAAAAAGTTCAGGTGGAATCAGTTTCTCCGGTCAACCCGGGAGTTACGAACAGCATTAGTTTTCTCGCAAATAAGAAGATGTTAAATGAGGCAAAGAAGACTGCCTCTAGTATCGTACTGACTACTTCCGAGTTCGCAAAAGAACTAGAAGTGCCTTGTCTGGTTGTAGATAAACCGGATCTGATACTTGCTCAGGTTTTAGATCTGATCTATCCTCCTCATAAGTTCGAAAACAAAATAGAAGAGAATGCATACGTTCATCCTAAAGCAAAGATCGGTAAAAATTGTTATATAGGAAATTTTGCATCCGTGGGCGAAGATGCTGAGATTGGAGATAACGTAATCTTAGAGGACGGAGTTCGTATCGGAAGAGGAGCAAAAGTTGGAGAAGGTTCACATATAGGACCAAATAATGTGATCCATCACGGAGTCATCATAGGAAAAAGATTCAGATCTTTCGGAAATTGTACTGTAGGTGGAGATGGATTCAGATTCGTATTCGCAAACGGTAAACATAATAAGATCCCACAGGTCGGAACAGTGATTGTGGGAGATGATGTGGAGATGGGTTCCAATAGTGCAATCGACAGAGGCGGTTTGGAAAACACAATCATCGGTGATGGTTGTAAATTCGATAACCTAGTTCATATCGGTCATAATTGTGTATTAGGAAAAAATGTTGTGATTGCCGGTTATACGGGAGTTGCAGGTTCCACTACGATAGGAGATAATTGTACCATCGGTGGCGGTTGTGGTATCGCAGATCACCTTAGCATAGCGAGTGGGACCATTGTTGGTGGAGGAACTTCTGTCAGAAATACTCTTTCTAAGCCTGACATTTATGTGGGTTGGGACTACGGACTGACATTCCCTGAATTCCAAAAGCTTAGAGTGAATATCAAAAACGTGGTTAATTTCCAGAAATGGGCCAGAAGAATAAAGGCCATTGAATCTAAACTTGGACTTAGCGCGGAAGAATAA
- a CDS encoding anti-sigma factor antagonist (This anti-anti-sigma factor, or anti-sigma factor antagonist, belongs to a family that includes characterized members SpoIIAA, RsbV, RsfA, and RsfB.) gives MILSAKLMRPAGSSAKSNTLLIRLNSPTGPVSSQRQPLVLGLALDRSWSMKGNKMDSVIQASSSLVNWLTRRDFLTAVAYAEDVQVIQPLVPLAEKNSVIHRLNSIQVGTSTNLSGGWLHVLRTLELHPIADGYKRVILLTDGNPTLGIKDPVQLIQIAADAYKKGISTTVIGFGNDFNEILLKEIAESGGGNFYYVETPEETGDIFFKEFGDIGTLYAQSIELKVDFPKGMDYLDLVSEVSSYQEPDPEETGRTKTLVLEVGDMRADDVKSLVVQLRPTKKDTPANINISASYYELTDGAKLEQKTIDIPLDWNDDSAKEDADVVVEATIAKTGKGLRKAGTLLKEGYTDESISLLNDLIKDINEKEELAPEVLQTLGFRVSSLKNRILENSPTAAKHLVASASELQYGAMENFPDDGVEYHDQIFAYRTNEDIDLYRCPEIKTAIQEKMKEGYRYIVFNLAKSSYIDSSAIGMLIQIAGWLRKRGGELIVSNLRSSVKKVFSITRLESHIRASETEEEAQSLLKAWIESKAV, from the coding sequence ATGATTCTTTCGGCCAAATTGATGAGACCGGCCGGTTCTTCCGCAAAGTCCAACACTCTACTTATACGTTTAAATTCTCCTACGGGACCTGTTTCTTCTCAAAGGCAACCTTTAGTTTTAGGTCTGGCACTGGACAGAAGTTGGTCCATGAAGGGAAACAAGATGGATTCAGTGATCCAAGCTTCTTCTTCCCTGGTCAATTGGTTGACCCGTCGTGATTTTTTAACCGCTGTTGCTTACGCAGAAGACGTTCAGGTCATCCAACCTCTTGTTCCTTTGGCTGAAAAAAATTCTGTCATTCACAGATTGAATTCTATCCAAGTGGGTACTTCTACCAACCTAAGCGGTGGGTGGCTTCATGTTCTGAGAACATTGGAATTACATCCGATTGCAGACGGTTATAAAAGGGTTATCCTTCTTACCGATGGAAATCCGACTTTAGGGATTAAGGATCCCGTGCAGCTTATCCAGATAGCGGCTGATGCATATAAAAAAGGGATCAGTACGACTGTTATCGGTTTTGGTAACGACTTCAATGAAATACTCCTAAAAGAGATCGCTGAATCAGGAGGAGGAAACTTCTACTATGTGGAAACTCCTGAAGAGACTGGTGATATATTTTTCAAAGAATTCGGGGATATAGGAACCTTATACGCTCAATCCATCGAACTCAAAGTGGATTTTCCGAAAGGAATGGATTATCTGGATTTGGTCTCGGAAGTTTCTTCTTACCAAGAACCTGATCCTGAAGAGACTGGGCGCACTAAAACATTAGTGTTAGAAGTCGGAGATATGAGAGCGGACGATGTAAAAAGTTTAGTAGTCCAACTTCGACCTACAAAAAAAGATACGCCTGCAAATATTAATATTTCTGCAAGTTATTACGAATTGACCGACGGTGCAAAACTCGAACAAAAAACTATTGATATTCCTTTGGATTGGAATGACGACTCTGCCAAGGAAGATGCCGATGTAGTGGTCGAGGCAACCATCGCCAAAACAGGAAAAGGTTTAAGAAAAGCCGGAACACTTTTGAAAGAAGGTTATACGGATGAATCTATTTCTCTGTTGAATGATCTGATCAAAGATATCAATGAGAAGGAAGAACTTGCTCCCGAAGTTCTGCAAACTCTTGGTTTTAGAGTTAGTTCTTTAAAGAATCGGATCTTGGAAAATTCTCCAACTGCTGCAAAACATTTGGTGGCTTCTGCTTCCGAACTTCAGTACGGAGCTATGGAAAATTTCCCCGACGATGGAGTGGAATACCACGATCAGATCTTTGCTTATCGTACGAATGAAGATATAGATCTTTATAGATGTCCTGAGATCAAAACGGCGATCCAGGAAAAGATGAAAGAAGGATACAGATATATCGTATTCAACCTTGCCAAATCTTCGTACATTGATTCTTCTGCGATTGGTATGTTGATACAGATCGCCGGCTGGCTCAGAAAAAGAGGCGGGGAATTGATTGTAAGTAATCTAAGATCTTCCGTTAAAAAAGTATTCTCGATCACTCGATTAGAATCTCATATTCGTGCTTCTGAAACGGAAGAAGAGGCCCAAAGTTTACTAAAGGCCTGGATAGAAAGTAAGGCGGTTTAG
- a CDS encoding ferredoxin-NADP reductase: MKPVREPQINIFKKSSPLKAKVISNVLLTPETGKGKRPKKEGESLIHRITLAIDHSQYPYLIGQSGGIIPPGEDPEKKAKGLADAAYTVRLYSIASPSYSFGMKEDTIEFIIKRDNVYDADGNIQFKGVCSNYVCDLKEGDEVVMTGPSGKKFLLPNADFSGDIMFLATGTGIAPFVGMSEELLEHKLINFTGNVTLVYGAPYSDELVLMDYLRGLEKKFPNFKLVTAISREENNPFDGGRMYISHRVKMLEAEVKKVLSSGGRFYICGGPKGMEKGVIEEIQKIDGNSGTYEEYKHHLEGAHQLFVETY, from the coding sequence ATGAAGCCCGTTAGAGAGCCGCAAATCAATATATTCAAAAAATCAAGCCCGCTGAAAGCTAAGGTTATCAGTAATGTACTTCTTACTCCAGAAACTGGAAAAGGTAAAAGACCTAAAAAAGAAGGCGAGTCCTTAATTCATAGAATCACTCTAGCTATTGATCATAGCCAGTATCCTTATTTAATCGGACAATCCGGTGGTATCATTCCTCCGGGCGAAGATCCCGAGAAAAAAGCAAAAGGTTTAGCAGACGCTGCATATACAGTTCGTTTATATTCAATTGCTTCACCTAGCTACTCTTTCGGAATGAAAGAAGATACAATAGAATTCATTATCAAAAGGGATAATGTTTACGATGCAGATGGAAATATCCAATTCAAAGGAGTTTGCTCTAACTACGTTTGTGATCTGAAAGAAGGTGACGAAGTAGTGATGACTGGACCTTCCGGAAAAAAATTCCTTCTTCCGAACGCTGACTTCTCCGGAGACATCATGTTCCTCGCAACCGGAACCGGTATCGCTCCATTTGTTGGAATGAGCGAGGAACTTCTTGAACACAAACTTATTAACTTCACAGGTAATGTAACTCTTGTATACGGAGCACCTTACTCTGACGAGTTAGTATTGATGGATTACCTAAGAGGATTAGAGAAGAAGTTCCCTAATTTCAAATTAGTTACCGCTATCTCCAGAGAAGAAAACAATCCTTTCGACGGCGGAAGAATGTATATCTCTCACAGAGTTAAAATGTTAGAAGCAGAAGTGAAAAAAGTCCTCTCTTCCGGCGGACGTTTTTATATCTGCGGTGGTCCGAAAGGAATGGAAAAAGGAGTAATCGAAGAGATCCAGAAGATCGACGGAAACTCCGGAACTTACGAAGAATACAAACATCATCTGGAAGGCGCCCACCAATTATTCGTGGAAACCTACTGA
- a CDS encoding metal-sensitive transcriptional regulator: MELDEIRKQLTHRLHRIKGQLDALEKSLHNKDEDCEKTLILLKASSQALKKFGEAYVQEYMDRCFSEKKSSASIQKNLKKAIKAAFSL; encoded by the coding sequence ATGGAATTAGATGAAATAAGAAAACAACTTACTCATAGACTGCACAGGATTAAAGGCCAATTGGACGCACTCGAAAAGAGTTTGCATAATAAGGACGAAGATTGTGAAAAAACCTTAATTCTACTCAAAGCTTCTAGCCAGGCTCTTAAAAAATTTGGAGAAGCGTATGTCCAAGAGTATATGGATAGATGTTTTTCAGAAAAAAAATCCTCCGCTTCTATCCAAAAAAATCTGAAAAAAGCAATTAAAGCAGCGTTCTCTCTCTAA
- the recR gene encoding recombination mediator RecR has protein sequence MAEHLIEGMVNALSSLPGIGRKSAYRISFHLLRQDPAVFNGFIQSLSEVKGRIRFCSRCGSYSEEEICDLCLSEKRDSHTVCVVEQPEDVFFIENTGEFKGRYHVLNGVISPLEGVGPQDLRIRELLSRIEPEDLKEVLVATNPTLEGDATADYLNHQLKNFNVTVTRIAYGITVGGSIELADQYTLGRAIRSRLKL, from the coding sequence TTGGCTGAACATTTAATCGAAGGAATGGTAAATGCGCTTTCATCTCTTCCTGGGATCGGAAGAAAAAGTGCATATCGTATCAGTTTTCATTTATTAAGACAGGACCCTGCAGTTTTTAATGGATTCATCCAAAGTTTATCAGAAGTAAAAGGAAGGATTCGTTTCTGTTCTCGATGCGGTTCCTACTCGGAAGAAGAGATCTGTGATCTTTGTCTTTCCGAAAAAAGAGACAGTCACACTGTTTGTGTAGTAGAACAACCGGAAGATGTATTCTTTATAGAGAACACTGGCGAATTTAAAGGAAGATACCATGTACTCAACGGTGTAATCTCTCCTTTAGAAGGTGTAGGACCTCAAGATCTTCGCATCAGAGAACTTTTGAGCAGAATAGAACCGGAAGATCTAAAAGAAGTTTTAGTCGCTACAAACCCTACATTGGAAGGGGATGCAACAGCGGATTATCTAAATCATCAATTAAAGAATTTTAATGTAACCGTCACTAGGATCGCTTATGGTATTACCGTTGGTGGTTCCATAGAACTTGCAGACCAATATACTTTAGGAAGAGCGATTCGCTCTAGACTCAAACTTTAG
- a CDS encoding long-chain fatty acid--CoA ligase: protein MRSTMMDYPLVLPSILKRAKEVHPHKEIVTKWHDNSIQRITYGEFYKRTIRLMSALRKAGVKPGEAIATFCLNHSVHLELYFAIPSIRAVLHTINIRLFPEQLTYIINEAKDKFIFVDKSLAPAIEKNLSQIHGVQKFIIIDDKDNVPFPNLPNAISYEDFLKTGDEVENFEPIDEFEAAGICYTSGTTGNPKGVVYSHRSTYLHSMSICMGDALCIRESETVLPVVPMFHVNSWGIPFASVMTGCKLVFPGKHLLGASLAELLESEEVTLTAGVPTVWNVLYQHLKKTKYNLKLHTMVVGGSAAPRGLIEGFEKDFGISILHAWGMTETSPVGTVSHLRGFMKNLDDNKRYSYRAKQGVPVPGVEIRAIDDNGKDVPKDGKTPGELLVRGPWIAASYKSGESSESFTSDGWFRTGDVVVLDEYGYMQITDRKKDLIKTRGEWISSVDMENLVMADPDVLEAAVVGRKDPVRDEAPVIFVVPVEGKEVDPKKIHDRLKDNFAHWQLPKLDDIRSVSAIPKTSVGKFDKKILRKELEE, encoded by the coding sequence ATGCGTTCCACGATGATGGATTATCCATTGGTTTTGCCTTCCATTCTAAAAAGAGCAAAAGAGGTTCATCCTCATAAAGAAATCGTAACCAAATGGCATGATAATTCCATCCAAAGGATCACGTACGGAGAATTTTACAAAAGAACGATCCGCTTGATGAGTGCTTTAAGAAAAGCAGGCGTAAAACCTGGAGAAGCAATCGCAACTTTCTGCCTAAATCATTCCGTTCACTTAGAATTATATTTCGCGATCCCAAGTATTCGTGCGGTTCTTCATACAATCAATATTCGATTATTTCCTGAACAACTTACATATATCATCAACGAAGCTAAGGACAAATTTATATTTGTTGATAAATCCTTAGCCCCTGCGATTGAAAAAAATTTAAGTCAGATCCACGGCGTACAAAAGTTTATCATTATTGATGATAAAGATAATGTTCCATTTCCAAATCTTCCTAATGCAATCTCTTACGAGGATTTCTTGAAAACAGGAGATGAAGTAGAAAATTTCGAACCTATAGATGAATTTGAAGCGGCAGGAATTTGTTACACTTCCGGAACAACCGGAAACCCGAAAGGGGTAGTGTATTCTCACAGATCTACTTATTTACATTCTATGTCCATCTGTATGGGAGATGCATTGTGTATTAGAGAATCTGAAACTGTTCTTCCGGTAGTTCCAATGTTTCATGTTAATTCTTGGGGAATTCCTTTCGCTTCGGTGATGACCGGATGTAAATTGGTATTTCCTGGAAAACATCTTTTGGGTGCTTCTCTCGCGGAACTATTAGAATCGGAAGAGGTTACTCTAACTGCAGGAGTTCCAACGGTTTGGAATGTTCTCTACCAACACTTAAAGAAAACCAAATATAATCTTAAACTTCACACTATGGTAGTAGGCGGTTCTGCGGCTCCTCGAGGTTTGATCGAAGGTTTCGAAAAAGACTTCGGGATCTCCATTCTTCACGCTTGGGGAATGACCGAAACTTCTCCAGTAGGAACCGTATCTCATCTTCGAGGTTTTATGAAAAACTTGGATGATAATAAAAGATATTCTTATAGAGCTAAACAAGGTGTACCTGTACCGGGTGTAGAGATCAGAGCGATCGACGATAATGGCAAAGACGTTCCTAAGGATGGAAAAACTCCTGGAGAACTTTTAGTGAGAGGGCCTTGGATCGCAGCTTCTTATAAAAGTGGAGAATCTTCCGAATCTTTTACCTCCGATGGTTGGTTCCGGACCGGAGATGTTGTAGTCCTAGATGAATATGGTTACATGCAGATCACAGATCGTAAGAAAGACCTGATCAAGACTAGAGGGGAATGGATCTCTTCTGTCGATATGGAAAATCTTGTCATGGCAGATCCTGATGTTTTAGAAGCTGCAGTTGTAGGAAGAAAGGATCCTGTCAGAGACGAGGCACCGGTTATATTCGTAGTTCCTGTAGAAGGTAAAGAAGTGGATCCTAAAAAGATCCATGATAGACTCAAAGACAATTTTGCTCATTGGCAATTGCCTAAGCTAGATGATATTCGGTCGGTTTCTGCGATACCAAAAACCAGTGTTGGTAAGTTCGATAAGAAAATTCTAAGAAAAGAATTAGAAGAATAG
- a CDS encoding YbaB/EbfC family nucleoid-associated protein translates to MFENLKNASEIFSKMGEMRGKMEEIKKRISNLRVMGDAGAGMVQVTSTGDGAIVDVKINRALFDSEDNKMLEDLVMAATNDAIQKAKQAAEYELKSITGGLDLSEISKLFGGNLG, encoded by the coding sequence ATGTTTGAAAATCTAAAGAATGCATCTGAAATTTTTTCCAAGATGGGAGAAATGCGCGGTAAAATGGAGGAGATCAAAAAAAGGATCTCCAACCTAAGAGTCATGGGTGACGCCGGCGCCGGAATGGTACAAGTTACATCTACCGGAGATGGAGCGATCGTAGACGTAAAGATTAATCGCGCATTATTTGATTCAGAAGATAATAAAATGTTAGAAGATCTAGTGATGGCAGCAACAAACGATGCCATCCAAAAAGCAAAACAAGCCGCAGAATACGAATTGAAATCGATTACCGGCGGATTAGATCTTTCTGAAATTTCTAAATTATTCGGCGGCAACCTTGGCTGA
- the dnaX gene encoding DNA polymerase III subunit gamma/tau has protein sequence MAGNHEVLSRKYRPQRFQDVIHQNLAIGALQNAVKSGKIGHAYIFFGPRGVGKTTIARIFAKRLNCQNPVDNEPCNQCDSCQEITKGISGDVLEIDAASNRGIENIRELRDNVKFTPMGGKYKVYIIDEVHMLTDQSFNALLKTLEEPPSHVVFVLATTEYHKIPETILSRCQDFIFKKVPLSVLQDYAENLCKEENTKYDSEGLFWIAKKGDGSVRDMLSFMEQALVFTDNRLLGSEIRKMIGYHGIDFLSDFIKSLVDAENSSKSLQIIENLYQEGQDIYKFLWDSIEFTHTLCLVKDSAADSESVNYPREDLIKMRKDFESIDPIALNKLSFRLFELFERVKTLRLRNSFEIKIFIEIQIKKLTEDLAKPSLAGLVDRINHLILMIQDQDSATASVAFETPKKQVPTPPKEVQTPVPTPTPVVSNEKKEIPQEQKAGPLSSLEDLAKGVSSEDAEWEKSFKNEFLGTDIDPSKVPKLGS, from the coding sequence ATGGCCGGAAATCACGAAGTTCTCTCCCGCAAATATCGCCCCCAAAGATTCCAAGATGTGATCCATCAGAATCTTGCTATCGGTGCATTACAAAACGCGGTTAAATCCGGAAAGATAGGTCATGCGTATATTTTTTTCGGACCAAGAGGTGTAGGAAAAACTACAATCGCTAGAATTTTTGCAAAAAGACTGAACTGCCAAAATCCTGTCGATAACGAGCCTTGCAATCAGTGCGATTCTTGCCAAGAGATCACTAAAGGAATTTCAGGAGATGTTCTGGAGATTGATGCTGCGAGTAACCGCGGTATCGAAAATATCAGAGAACTTAGAGATAACGTAAAATTCACTCCGATGGGTGGAAAGTATAAGGTGTACATCATAGACGAGGTGCACATGCTTACCGACCAGTCCTTCAACGCACTTTTAAAAACTCTGGAAGAACCTCCTTCTCATGTGGTTTTCGTTTTAGCTACAACCGAGTATCATAAAATTCCAGAGACCATTCTATCTCGTTGCCAAGACTTTATCTTTAAAAAAGTTCCTTTATCCGTTCTCCAAGATTATGCGGAGAATTTATGTAAGGAAGAAAACACAAAGTACGATTCGGAAGGATTGTTTTGGATAGCGAAGAAGGGTGACGGTTCTGTGAGGGATATGCTTTCCTTTATGGAGCAGGCTCTCGTATTCACGGATAATCGACTCTTAGGATCAGAGATCCGAAAAATGATCGGTTATCATGGGATCGATTTCTTATCCGATTTTATCAAAAGTCTAGTCGATGCTGAAAATTCTTCTAAGTCATTACAGATCATTGAGAACTTATACCAAGAAGGACAAGATATATACAAATTCCTTTGGGATTCTATAGAGTTCACTCATACATTATGTTTAGTGAAAGATTCTGCTGCAGATTCAGAATCAGTTAACTATCCTAGAGAAGATCTGATCAAAATGAGAAAGGATTTCGAATCAATAGATCCGATTGCATTGAATAAACTTTCTTTCCGTCTTTTTGAATTATTCGAAAGAGTTAAAACTCTTCGTTTGAGAAACTCTTTTGAAATTAAAATTTTTATAGAGATTCAGATCAAAAAGCTTACGGAAGATCTGGCAAAGCCAAGCCTTGCAGGTCTTGTAGATAGGATCAATCATCTCATATTGATGATCCAAGATCAGGACTCTGCTACTGCATCCGTTGCATTCGAAACTCCTAAAAAACAAGTTCCTACGCCGCCAAAAGAAGTACAAACTCCAGTTCCGACCCCGACTCCGGTTGTGTCTAATGAGAAGAAAGAAATTCCTCAGGAACAAAAAGCGGGACCACTTTCTTCTTTGGAAGACTTAGCCAAAGGTGTTTCTTCCGAAGATGCGGAATGGGAGAAATCTTTCAAAAACGAATTTTTAGGAACGGATATAGATCCTTCCAAAGTGCCCAAACTGGGATCCTAG
- a CDS encoding nucleoside deaminase has translation MSQEIIEPLLKVFLDRFAEIRTQNSEEIPSFTQIYKNGNLVCEAFNSVEISEDSSLHSEVLAISEAKRICKERYLTDCILLTTLEPCLMCGGSILLSRIPKVAYLVPAKLGEGISSLPLETIYSRNFFPELVLIKSETTTELFKTFFKDKRN, from the coding sequence ATGAGCCAAGAAATTATAGAGCCGTTACTTAAGGTTTTTTTAGACCGATTTGCGGAAATTCGAACTCAAAATTCGGAGGAGATCCCTAGTTTCACACAAATTTACAAAAACGGAAATCTTGTCTGTGAAGCTTTCAACTCAGTGGAAATTTCGGAAGATTCTTCCTTACATAGCGAAGTTCTTGCGATTTCCGAAGCAAAACGGATCTGTAAGGAAAGATATCTAACAGATTGTATTCTACTTACAACGCTAGAACCCTGCTTGATGTGCGGAGGTTCCATTCTTCTTTCCAGAATCCCTAAAGTAGCATATTTGGTTCCTGCAAAATTGGGAGAAGGAATATCATCTCTTCCTTTAGAAACGATCTATAGTAGAAATTTTTTTCCAGAACTTGTACTAATTAAGTCAGAAACGACCACAGAGTTGTTCAAAACTTTCTTTAAAGATAAGAGAAATTAG
- a CDS encoding YgaP family membrane protein, with amino-acid sequence MENTNNQSWYLERVLFLIAGSFSLIGLLIANYFSHWGLVLNLLVGINMILFSLAGFCPMGWILTRLGVPKKCGSDR; translated from the coding sequence ATGGAGAATACGAACAATCAAAGCTGGTATTTGGAAAGGGTTTTATTCCTGATTGCAGGATCGTTCTCTTTAATAGGTTTGCTGATCGCTAATTATTTCAGTCATTGGGGGCTTGTTTTGAACCTATTGGTCGGGATAAATATGATCCTATTTTCTCTAGCTGGATTTTGTCCAATGGGGTGGATTCTTACTCGATTAGGCGTTCCTAAAAAATGTGGATCAGATAGGTAA